A region of the Thioploca ingrica genome:
TTGAAACGTTCTACTTTTTTTATAAAAATCATTATGAAGCGAAATCAATCGCGTTACTTCAAAACTGGGTAAAACCAAATACTATAGTCATTGATGTTGGTGCTAATATTGGTTTTTTCACCTTGCAATTTGCTAAGTGGGTTACGGGAAAAGGTAAAGTTATTGCGCTTGAACCAGAAGCCGTTAATTATACGCGACTCCAACGTAAGTTAACGCGGGCTAAATTGGTAGATATTGTTGAAGTTATCAATGCTGCGGTTGCCGACATTACCGGCGAAGCTTTACTTGAACTCAATCCTTTACATCCGGGTGACCATAAACTAGGTAAACAAGGTGTTCCCGTTACAGTGACCACCATAGATGCTCTTCTTAGTGAACGTGATTATCCAGAAGTTTCCTTTATCAAAATCGATGTCCAGGGTGCGGAACAACTTGTTCTCAGTGGTGCGACTAAAACAATAGCTCGATTTCAGCCCACCTTGTTCGTCGAAATAAGTGACTGCGGAT
Encoded here:
- a CDS encoding FkbM family methyltransferase, with translation MVKTLQASFLALYRVVNATGVLNTSWGRSTFETFYFFYKNHYEAKSIALLQNWVKPNTIVIDVGANIGFFTLQFAKWVTGKGKVIALEPEAVNYTRLQRKLTRAKLVDIVEVINAAVADITGEALLELNPLHPGDHKLGKQGVPVTVTTIDALLSERDYPEVSFIKIDVQGAEQLVLSGATKTIARFQPTLFVEISDCGLRNYGSSTKALLSWCVERGYMIHLLNKNILSSPLTIEQILHFEKQRGYVDTLLIPNPTKY